A single region of the Thermoleophilum album genome encodes:
- the thiS gene encoding sulfur carrier protein ThiS, with protein sequence MGPPSETPVEARGEGGTVTVVVNGQNRKLPVGVTVADVVRELAGDEGARGVAVAVDGEVVPRGRWDDVALAGGERIEVVRAVQGG encoded by the coding sequence GTGGGGCCGCCAAGCGAGACGCCCGTCGAGGCGCGAGGTGAGGGCGGTACCGTCACGGTGGTGGTGAACGGCCAGAACAGGAAGCTCCCGGTCGGCGTGACCGTCGCCGACGTGGTGCGGGAGCTCGCGGGCGACGAGGGTGCGCGCGGCGTCGCCGTCGCGGTCGACGGCGAGGTGGTGCCGCGCGGACGCTGGGACGACGTCGCGCTCGCCGGCGGCGAGCGCATCGAGGTCGTGCGTGCGGTCCAGGGCGGCTGA